One Streptomyces coeruleorubidus DNA segment encodes these proteins:
- a CDS encoding methyltransferase, whose product MTAEPTVAARPQQIDALRTLIRLGSLHTPMVVRTAATLRLVDHILAGARTVEALAARTDTRPEALLRLIRHLVAIGLLEEDAPGEFVPTEVGELLADDHPAAQRAWHDLTQAVARADISFTRLPDAIRTGRPTYESIYGKPFYEDLAGRPDLRASFDSLLACDQDVAFDAPAAAYDWTKVRHVLDVGGGKGGFAAAIARRAPHVSATVLEMAGTVDTARSYLKDEGLSDRVDVVEGDFFEPLPRKADAIILSFVLLNWPDHDAVRILTRCAEALEPGGRILIHERDDLHENSFNEQFTELDLRMLVFLGGALRTREKWDGLAASAGLVVEEVRQLPSPTIPYDLSLLVLAPAATGA is encoded by the coding sequence ATGACAGCCGAACCGACGGTCGCGGCCCGGCCGCAGCAGATCGACGCCCTCAGGACCCTGATCCGCCTCGGAAGCCTGCACACGCCCATGGTCGTCCGGACGGCCGCCACCCTGCGGCTCGTCGACCACATCCTGGCCGGGGCCCGCACCGTGGAGGCCCTGGCGGCCAGGACCGACACCCGGCCGGAAGCACTCCTGCGACTGATCCGCCACCTGGTGGCGATCGGACTGCTTGAGGAGGACGCACCGGGCGAGTTCGTCCCGACCGAGGTCGGCGAGCTGCTCGCCGACGACCACCCGGCCGCGCAGCGCGCCTGGCACGACCTGACGCAGGCCGTGGCGCGCGCCGACATCTCCTTCACCCGCCTCCCCGACGCCATCCGCACCGGCCGCCCCACGTACGAGTCCATCTACGGCAAGCCGTTCTACGAGGACCTGGCCGGCCGCCCCGACCTGCGCGCGTCCTTCGACTCGCTGCTCGCCTGCGACCAGGACGTCGCCTTCGACGCTCCGGCCGCCGCGTACGACTGGACGAAAGTCCGGCATGTGCTCGACGTGGGTGGCGGCAAGGGTGGTTTCGCCGCGGCCATCGCGCGCCGGGCCCCGCACGTGTCGGCCACCGTGCTGGAGATGGCGGGCACCGTGGACACCGCCCGCTCCTACCTGAAGGACGAGGGCCTCTCCGACCGTGTCGACGTCGTCGAGGGGGACTTCTTCGAGCCGCTGCCCCGCAAGGCGGACGCGATCATCCTCTCCTTCGTCCTCCTCAACTGGCCGGACCACGACGCCGTCCGGATCCTCACCCGCTGCGCCGAGGCCCTGGAGCCCGGCGGGCGCATCCTGATCCACGAGCGCGACGACCTCCACGAGAACTCGTTCAACGAACAGTTCACAGAGCTCGATCTGCGGATGCTGGTCTTCCTCGGCGGTGCCCTGCGCACCCGCGAGAAGTGGGACGGCCTGGCCGCGTCGGCGGGCCTCGTGGTCGAGGAGGTGCGGCAACTGCCCTCGCCGACCATCCCGTACGACCTCTCGCTCCTCGTCCTTGCCCCCGCGGCCACCGGCGCCTGA